One region of Halohasta litchfieldiae genomic DNA includes:
- a CDS encoding NOP5/NOP56 family protein — protein sequence MTENATDRGWFAGLEPGSVDEAREAIDSGGAEAPADWPELAVDAGFAESESEYYDLLHEATITATRATVVDREQADDKQLLHAVRAMDDADRTANELAERLSEWAGTLFDDVGTGVGAARELVDRDPTTPLEARVISLAERVDDLATEADELRAFIQREAPEVAPNLSEMAGPVLAARLIALAGGLETLAKKPSGTVQVLGAEDALFAHLAGRASSPKHGIIYTHEYVNGTRPEDRGSAARAFAGKLSIGARIDHYSGEPRPEIHEELADRMSTIRARAADDEEASQ from the coding sequence ATGACCGAGAATGCTACCGACCGGGGCTGGTTCGCGGGACTGGAGCCCGGATCAGTCGATGAGGCCCGAGAAGCCATCGACTCTGGTGGAGCCGAGGCCCCCGCCGACTGGCCCGAACTGGCAGTCGACGCGGGGTTCGCCGAAAGCGAATCCGAATACTACGACCTGCTTCACGAAGCGACGATCACCGCCACACGAGCGACCGTTGTCGACCGTGAGCAGGCCGACGACAAACAGCTCCTCCACGCCGTCCGGGCGATGGATGATGCCGACCGGACGGCCAACGAACTCGCCGAGCGACTCAGCGAGTGGGCCGGAACGCTGTTCGACGACGTGGGAACCGGCGTTGGAGCCGCCCGCGAGTTGGTCGACCGTGATCCGACCACCCCGCTCGAAGCCCGCGTTATTTCGCTTGCCGAACGGGTCGACGACCTCGCCACAGAGGCTGACGAACTCCGGGCGTTCATCCAGCGGGAAGCCCCGGAGGTCGCGCCGAACCTCAGCGAAATGGCCGGTCCAGTGTTAGCGGCCAGACTGATCGCGCTGGCTGGCGGCCTCGAAACCCTCGCCAAGAAACCCAGCGGCACCGTTCAGGTGTTGGGTGCTGAGGACGCGCTATTCGCCCATCTCGCCGGGCGGGCTAGCTCCCCCAAACACGGCATTATCTACACCCACGAGTACGTCAACGGAACACGCCCCGAGGACCGTGGCTCGGCGGCCCGCGCCTTTGCGGGCAAACTCTCGATTGGAGCCCGCATCGACCACTACAGCGGTGAGCCGCGGCCTGAAATTCACGAGGAACTCGCCGACCGAATGTCGACAATCCGTGCTCGGGCTGCTGATGACGAGGAGGCAAGCCAATGA
- a CDS encoding fibrillarin-like rRNA/tRNA 2'-O-methyltransferase: MTELPDGVERRNFDGQQRLSTQGTPVYGEPTDGDWRLWDAGRSKLGAMLESGMAVDLSGVDSVLYLGAASGTTVSHVADFAGPTYAIEFAPRPVRDLIGVAEDRSNLFPLLKDARKPESYAHIVESDLDLLVQDVATRGQAAVAVDNAQFLADDGLLCLAIKARSEDVTADPETVFRRVREELASAYEIVDSERLEPFHADHLGIVARKR; the protein is encoded by the coding sequence ATGACCGAGCTTCCGGACGGCGTCGAACGCCGGAACTTCGACGGTCAACAGCGATTGTCGACGCAGGGCACCCCGGTCTACGGCGAGCCGACCGATGGCGACTGGCGACTATGGGATGCTGGACGCTCGAAACTCGGCGCAATGCTCGAATCGGGGATGGCAGTCGACCTCTCCGGCGTCGATAGCGTGCTGTATCTGGGTGCCGCAAGCGGCACCACCGTAAGCCACGTCGCTGATTTCGCAGGGCCGACGTACGCCATCGAGTTCGCCCCCCGACCAGTGCGTGATCTCATTGGCGTCGCCGAAGACCGGTCGAATCTCTTTCCACTTCTGAAAGACGCCCGCAAGCCGGAGAGCTATGCGCATATCGTCGAGAGCGATCTGGATCTGCTCGTGCAGGATGTTGCAACCCGCGGGCAGGCAGCGGTTGCTGTCGACAACGCCCAGTTCCTCGCTGACGACGGGCTGCTGTGTCTCGCAATCAAAGCCCGCAGTGAGGACGTCACTGCCGACCCGGAAACGGTCTTTCGGCGAGTCCGTGAGGAGTTAGCCTCGGCCTACGAGATCGTCGACAGCGAGCGATTAGAGCCGTTCCACGCCGACCACCTCGGTATTGTCGCTCGAAAACGATAA
- a CDS encoding NRAMP family divalent metal transporter — MRQQTAANRSVSEKVSALGPTWLAGAIAAGPATIAALVTAGASFGYSLLWVVVISALFGAIAQYLATKLALSTEEGLVETVERRLGSKWAWLLVADVVLASGFAQLIIMKTLADVSGLLTGVDARLWGGFWAIVLAIGLAGGGYRIAELGAKVIVSAIVVAFVASLFIVPTDLIAASGGLVPTIPAGVDGALVAAGILGGAVHITIITMQTYTVRARGWTTEDAGLARFDIGISMVAAFGIFSVATFLVVAGALFGNVDPQGLTAVSAAQALEPIAGGAAQSLFLAGLLGAAVSTLGGNTLVPPYVVADKLDWKIDVSDSRYRALLAATALLSAGGAFIGGSFLQQLVLVLAVGTVGTPFVLALVLVLLNDAGTVPESPGALLNIGGILVFTVASVLAGRFISSQIGSGLTPLSGSVLAFGIVLTIATVVLLGLHLRTRLAGGNSVAVSE, encoded by the coding sequence ATGCGTCAACAGACAGCGGCTAATCGATCAGTATCGGAGAAGGTCTCGGCGTTAGGCCCAACGTGGCTGGCGGGGGCGATTGCCGCCGGGCCAGCAACGATAGCGGCGCTGGTAACGGCCGGTGCGAGTTTCGGCTACAGCCTGCTGTGGGTTGTCGTTATCTCGGCGCTGTTTGGGGCCATCGCACAGTATCTCGCCACTAAACTGGCACTGTCGACCGAGGAGGGTCTCGTCGAAACTGTCGAGCGTCGACTCGGCTCGAAGTGGGCGTGGTTGCTCGTTGCCGACGTCGTGCTTGCATCGGGGTTTGCCCAACTGATTATCATGAAGACGCTCGCTGATGTGTCGGGGTTGCTGACCGGCGTCGACGCCCGGCTCTGGGGCGGCTTCTGGGCGATTGTGCTTGCGATTGGGCTTGCAGGTGGCGGGTATCGGATCGCCGAACTCGGCGCGAAGGTGATCGTCTCGGCGATTGTGGTGGCCTTCGTCGCCTCGCTGTTTATCGTACCGACAGATCTCATCGCCGCCTCGGGTGGTCTCGTGCCGACGATCCCTGCCGGCGTCGACGGTGCGCTCGTCGCTGCGGGGATTCTTGGCGGTGCGGTCCACATTACGATCATCACGATGCAGACCTACACGGTGCGGGCCCGCGGCTGGACCACCGAGGATGCCGGTCTCGCTCGGTTCGACATTGGCATCTCGATGGTCGCGGCATTCGGTATTTTCAGTGTGGCGACGTTCCTCGTCGTCGCCGGCGCGCTGTTTGGGAACGTCGACCCCCAGGGACTCACGGCGGTGTCGGCGGCCCAAGCGCTCGAACCGATTGCCGGAGGGGCCGCCCAGTCGCTGTTCCTCGCCGGGCTGCTCGGTGCCGCGGTGTCGACGCTTGGCGGTAACACATTGGTGCCACCGTACGTCGTCGCCGACAAACTCGACTGGAAGATCGACGTGAGCGACAGCCGCTACCGAGCGCTGCTGGCTGCGACGGCGTTGCTGAGTGCTGGCGGCGCGTTCATCGGCGGCTCGTTCCTGCAGCAACTGGTACTGGTGTTGGCTGTTGGAACTGTTGGAACACCGTTCGTGCTCGCACTCGTCTTGGTGCTGTTGAACGACGCTGGAACGGTCCCCGAATCGCCCGGAGCACTACTCAACATCGGTGGTATTCTGGTGTTTACCGTTGCGAGTGTACTCGCTGGGAGATTCATCAGCTCACAGATCGGCAGCGGACTGACGCCGCTCTCGGGAAGCGTACTGGCCTTCGGGATCGTGCTGACCATCGCAACTGTCGTCCTCCTCGGCTTACATCTTAGAACCCGACTGGCGGGCGGAAACAGCGTGGCCGTCAGCGAGTAG
- a CDS encoding glutamate--cysteine ligase has product METGASETFSRMGTLGIEEEFFIVDDSGRPVSGIDELVYNSEPPKILQDRLDHELFQCTIETQTPIIESTGEARSTLQDVRKALVDHAEDHGFHIAAAGLHPAANWQELDHATKPRYQAQLDRIQYPQHRNTTAGLHVHVGVDDPDKAVWIANELRWYLSPVLALSANSPYWNGFDTGLSSARAKIFENLPNTGVPTKFDDFAEYDAFEQRMVETGSINDRGELWFDVRPHTTHGTVEVRTPDGQSDPEVVLAFVEYIHALVEDLAARYEDGEEPPAELRRELLDENKWRAIRHGHEASFISQDGENVIDLAEIVDREADRLGVEGIRDALDDESGSQRQRQLMAEEGLDGLCESLIL; this is encoded by the coding sequence ATGGAGACTGGTGCGTCGGAGACGTTTAGCCGGATGGGAACGCTCGGTATCGAAGAGGAGTTTTTTATTGTCGACGACAGTGGACGGCCAGTCTCGGGCATCGACGAGCTGGTTTACAACTCGGAGCCGCCCAAAATCCTGCAAGATCGGTTGGATCACGAGCTGTTTCAGTGTACCATCGAGACCCAGACGCCGATCATCGAGTCGACCGGGGAGGCGCGGTCGACACTCCAAGACGTTCGTAAAGCACTGGTCGACCACGCCGAAGACCACGGGTTCCATATTGCGGCGGCTGGACTCCACCCCGCGGCAAACTGGCAGGAGCTCGACCACGCGACCAAACCCCGGTATCAGGCCCAGCTAGATCGGATTCAGTACCCACAACATCGGAACACGACCGCGGGGCTGCACGTCCACGTGGGCGTCGACGATCCCGACAAGGCCGTCTGGATCGCCAACGAACTCCGGTGGTATCTGTCGCCGGTGCTTGCGCTGTCGGCGAACTCGCCGTACTGGAACGGGTTCGATACGGGCCTGTCGTCGGCTCGCGCAAAGATCTTCGAGAACCTTCCCAACACAGGTGTGCCGACCAAGTTCGACGACTTCGCCGAGTACGACGCCTTCGAACAGCGGATGGTCGAAACTGGCTCGATCAACGACCGCGGCGAACTCTGGTTCGACGTGCGGCCACACACGACCCACGGCACCGTCGAGGTTCGGACGCCCGACGGCCAGTCCGATCCCGAGGTCGTCCTTGCCTTTGTCGAATACATTCACGCGCTCGTGGAGGATCTCGCCGCCCGCTATGAAGATGGTGAAGAACCACCGGCCGAGCTGCGTCGGGAACTCCTCGACGAGAACAAGTGGCGAGCGATCCGCCACGGCCACGAAGCGAGTTTTATATCACAGGACGGTGAGAACGTGATCGACCTCGCCGAGATCGTCGACCGCGAGGCCGACCGACTCGGCGTCGAGGGGATTCGAGACGCACTCGACGACGAAAGCGGGAGCCAGCGCCAGCGCCAACTAATGGCCGAAGAGGGGCTTGATGGCCTCTGTGAGTCGCTCATTCTGTAG
- a CDS encoding winged helix-turn-helix domain-containing protein: MTPDPNDESDETIDVDSVDADVDDEDDGPRAEIQKTKARLEEEADRAVSEFDQGIVDLLAWILDTETRARIFVYLRQNPHSTSDEVADGTGLYPSTVREALAELHEEDTVLREKRESDGAGNNPYEYEAIAPSELVRGVVGEVQQELNTVFNLDNRLGGSSDEEDSGPVTISVDGDDETDDPNEPVDIDVEDAASDDETDDESDSSDVDRT, translated from the coding sequence ATGACCCCAGATCCTAACGACGAGTCCGACGAGACCATCGACGTCGACAGTGTCGATGCGGATGTAGATGATGAGGACGACGGGCCACGGGCTGAGATCCAGAAAACCAAAGCCCGGCTCGAAGAGGAGGCCGACAGGGCCGTCTCGGAGTTCGATCAGGGGATCGTCGACCTACTGGCGTGGATTCTCGACACCGAAACCCGCGCGCGGATCTTCGTCTATCTCCGCCAAAACCCCCACAGCACGAGCGACGAGGTCGCTGATGGCACTGGACTGTATCCAAGCACCGTCCGTGAGGCATTGGCCGAACTCCACGAGGAAGACACCGTCCTCCGAGAGAAACGCGAAAGCGACGGCGCGGGCAACAACCCCTATGAGTACGAAGCCATCGCGCCGAGCGAACTCGTCCGTGGCGTCGTCGGCGAGGTCCAGCAGGAGCTCAACACCGTGTTCAACCTCGACAATCGGCTCGGCGGCAGCAGCGACGAGGAAGATAGTGGCCCGGTGACGATCAGCGTCGACGGTGACGACGAGACCGATGACCCAAATGAACCGGTGGATATCGACGTCGAAGATGCCGCATCCGACGACGAAACGGACGATGAAAGCGACAGTTCGGATGTGGATCGGACGTAG
- a CDS encoding phosphopantetheine adenylyltransferase: MNVALGGTFDPVHDGHHALFERAFSLGDVTVGLTNDELAPETRHVERYVRSFEERAADLRAELEPLAEKYDRSFEIRPLSEPTGIAVEPQFDALVVSPETVDGAERINDLRNERGLDPLEIKVVDHVPADDGKRISSTRIVTGEIDRHGNLTPDRTGREETR; the protein is encoded by the coding sequence ATGAATGTCGCGCTGGGCGGGACCTTTGATCCCGTCCACGACGGTCACCACGCGCTGTTCGAGCGGGCTTTCTCGCTGGGCGATGTGACCGTTGGCCTGACCAACGACGAACTCGCTCCTGAAACTAGACACGTCGAGCGGTACGTCCGTTCCTTCGAGGAGCGAGCCGCCGACCTCCGAGCGGAGCTCGAACCGCTAGCCGAAAAGTACGACCGTTCGTTCGAGATCCGACCGTTGAGCGAGCCGACTGGGATCGCTGTCGAGCCACAGTTCGACGCGCTCGTCGTGTCGCCCGAAACCGTCGACGGGGCCGAGCGAATCAATGACCTCCGCAACGAGCGTGGACTCGACCCACTGGAAATCAAAGTGGTCGACCACGTCCCGGCCGACGACGGCAAGCGCATTTCGTCGACGCGGATCGTCACCGGCGAAATCGACCGTCACGGTAATCTGACGCCCGACAGAACCGGCCGCGAAGAGACCCGATAG
- a CDS encoding cyclin gives MYRARDRLEHSDWLEQLDEAGQQLDLSQSTRSTAGDLFLTHVPDEERSKPAVAAASLYAAALIDGEERSQRAVADRLDVSRLSIQSRWKDIMADAGFQPPNW, from the coding sequence ATGTACCGTGCACGGGACCGGCTCGAACACAGCGACTGGCTGGAGCAACTCGACGAGGCGGGCCAACAGTTGGACCTCAGCCAGTCGACACGGTCGACGGCGGGGGATCTGTTTCTCACCCATGTTCCCGACGAAGAGCGGTCGAAGCCTGCGGTTGCGGCGGCGAGTCTGTATGCGGCGGCGCTGATCGACGGCGAGGAGCGCTCACAGCGGGCGGTTGCCGACCGGCTCGACGTCTCTCGACTCAGCATCCAGTCTCGGTGGAAAGATATCATGGCGGATGCGGGGTTCCAGCCGCCGAACTGGTAG
- a CDS encoding DUF7534 family protein, with protein MADTARTAFTKRAVLTVIVGFTLAGIFGPPDPFTQLSIMGVCTAVGLVGSYWLTYKSTVDLPNVRWSDLFRWYVSTLLFAFLILIVTDPIATFGSLASQLFQLSVWVVGAGLAWIVVNSDSIPWPGDT; from the coding sequence ATGGCAGATACGGCTCGGACAGCGTTTACCAAACGTGCTGTGCTGACTGTAATTGTCGGATTCACGCTTGCCGGTATCTTCGGCCCTCCAGATCCATTCACTCAGTTATCGATAATGGGCGTTTGTACTGCGGTTGGACTCGTCGGCTCTTATTGGTTGACTTATAAATCGACCGTCGACCTCCCGAACGTTCGGTGGAGCGATCTGTTCCGATGGTACGTCAGTACGTTGCTGTTCGCCTTTCTTATCCTAATAGTAACAGATCCTATTGCTACGTTCGGCAGTCTCGCGAGTCAGCTCTTCCAACTCAGCGTGTGGGTGGTCGGTGCTGGTCTTGCCTGGATCGTTGTCAACTCCGACAGCATCCCGTGGCCCGGTGACACATAA
- the dacZ gene encoding diadenylate cyclase DacZ — protein MTSLSDILTDLVSDVDGVFLFSPNGSFHERFDGIENVVVVGAENTVEADTFVELPIQFADVTDRIRFGIEGAMDDGLVGEGDVLACIGSLFSDDADFTSRVRVDESMRSGIYDLFTNSRADPTVISDVFEVALELGRKGQKGKPVGALFVVGDAGKVMNKSRPLSYNPFEKSHVHVGDPIVNVMLKEFSRLDGAFVISDSGKIVSAYRYLEPSAEGVDIPKGLGARHMAGGAITRDTNATAIVLSESDGLVRAFKGGKLILELDPEEY, from the coding sequence ATGACCTCCCTCAGCGACATTCTTACCGACCTCGTGTCGGACGTCGACGGTGTATTTCTCTTTTCGCCGAACGGCTCGTTTCACGAGCGGTTCGACGGGATCGAGAACGTGGTGGTGGTTGGCGCCGAAAACACGGTCGAGGCCGACACGTTCGTCGAACTGCCGATCCAGTTCGCGGACGTGACCGACCGAATTCGGTTCGGGATCGAGGGGGCGATGGACGACGGCCTCGTCGGCGAGGGCGACGTGCTCGCCTGTATCGGCTCGCTGTTCAGCGACGACGCCGACTTCACGAGTCGTGTCCGCGTCGACGAGTCGATGCGGTCGGGGATCTACGATCTGTTTACCAACTCTCGGGCCGATCCGACCGTGATCAGCGACGTCTTTGAAGTCGCGCTGGAACTCGGCCGGAAAGGCCAGAAGGGCAAACCCGTCGGCGCGCTGTTCGTCGTCGGCGACGCCGGCAAGGTGATGAACAAATCCCGCCCGCTGTCGTACAACCCCTTCGAGAAATCCCACGTCCACGTCGGCGATCCCATCGTGAACGTGATGCTCAAGGAGTTCTCACGGCTCGATGGTGCGTTCGTCATCTCGGATTCGGGCAAGATCGTCTCGGCCTACCGCTATCTCGAACCGAGCGCCGAGGGCGTCGACATCCCCAAAGGACTCGGCGCACGCCACATGGCCGGTGGGGCGATCACCCGCGACACCAATGCGACCGCAATTGTGCTCTCGGAGTCCGACGGGCTGGTCCGAGCGTTTAAAGGTGGGAAACTGATACTCGAACTCGATCCAGAGGAGTACTAA
- a CDS encoding mechanosensitive ion channel family protein has product MHGPLQFSVDEFFGTISPRIWLAVFIFTIGMLLAYGVMGVTSRLLERMGVVETIEGTSFERTTNEFGTSTARIITQLSGVFTILLATFVAITVADLQFVGLFWSSVAIFLPQLFIAIVILVVGVVVADKVELLVSERLRGVKLPEIGLIPLLAKYSVLFVAILIALSQIGVAVLALIVLLGAYALALIVFTALATQDLLASGTAGVYLLLNQPYSIGDEVKVGGQRGIVQEVDLLVTRIETDGEEHIIPNRTVLKDGIVRIQQ; this is encoded by the coding sequence ATGCACGGGCCGCTTCAGTTCTCCGTCGACGAGTTTTTCGGCACGATCTCGCCGCGGATCTGGCTCGCGGTGTTTATTTTCACGATTGGGATGCTGCTCGCCTACGGTGTGATGGGCGTCACGAGTCGACTGCTTGAGCGAATGGGCGTCGTCGAGACGATTGAGGGAACCAGTTTCGAGCGAACGACAAACGAGTTCGGGACCTCAACGGCGCGGATTATCACACAGCTCAGCGGCGTGTTTACCATATTGTTGGCGACCTTCGTGGCGATCACGGTTGCAGACCTCCAGTTTGTCGGTCTGTTTTGGAGTTCGGTCGCCATATTTCTGCCACAGCTCTTCATTGCAATCGTTATTCTGGTCGTCGGCGTTGTTGTCGCCGACAAAGTCGAACTGTTGGTCTCCGAACGGCTTCGTGGGGTCAAACTCCCCGAAATTGGCCTCATCCCGCTGCTCGCCAAATACAGCGTGTTGTTCGTGGCAATCCTCATCGCTCTCAGTCAGATCGGCGTCGCGGTACTCGCGCTGATCGTTCTGCTGGGGGCCTATGCGCTGGCACTGATCGTGTTCACTGCACTCGCCACACAGGATTTGCTGGCTTCGGGGACTGCCGGGGTGTATCTCCTCCTCAATCAGCCATACAGTATCGGTGACGAAGTGAAAGTCGGCGGCCAGCGTGGGATCGTCCAAGAGGTCGACCTCCTCGTTACTCGAATCGAAACTGACGGCGAAGAACACATTATCCCCAACCGGACCGTTCTCAAAGACGGGATCGTTCGCATTCAACAGTAA
- a CDS encoding helix-turn-helix domain-containing protein, with protein sequence MTQARLVITLPEQVWIGDVSRAHPDTTFTVLAAVPSDEVGFGLVRIAGPETDSLLSEIESYDQITELSIIQQTDGEATIQFETTMPLLQFSAQASGLPIEMPVTISDGTATVDATGSHERISELGTQLRNFGLEFRIEYIQERLHTSQLLSEKQQELVLAAVEGGYYDTPRSCSLTDLAEEVGIAKSTCSETLHRAEETMIKQFVEDLPTPNESENRIVAPE encoded by the coding sequence ATGACACAGGCCCGGCTCGTCATTACGTTGCCCGAGCAGGTTTGGATCGGCGATGTCTCAAGAGCGCATCCTGACACGACGTTCACTGTGTTGGCGGCAGTGCCCAGCGACGAGGTCGGGTTCGGGCTGGTACGCATTGCTGGCCCGGAGACCGACTCTCTGCTTTCGGAAATCGAGAGCTACGACCAGATCACCGAGCTCTCAATCATTCAGCAGACTGACGGCGAGGCAACCATCCAGTTCGAGACCACGATGCCGCTGTTGCAGTTTTCGGCCCAAGCTTCGGGGCTTCCAATCGAGATGCCGGTGACAATCAGCGACGGCACGGCGACTGTCGACGCGACCGGCTCCCACGAACGAATCTCGGAACTCGGCACCCAACTCCGGAACTTCGGCTTGGAGTTCCGCATCGAGTACATCCAAGAGCGACTCCACACGAGTCAACTGCTCTCGGAGAAACAGCAAGAGCTAGTGCTGGCAGCGGTCGAAGGCGGCTACTACGACACCCCACGAAGCTGTTCGTTGACCGACCTCGCCGAGGAAGTCGGCATCGCCAAGTCGACCTGTAGCGAGACGCTCCACCGCGCCGAGGAGACAATGATCAAACAGTTCGTCGAGGATCTGCCAACGCCGAACGAGTCGGAAAATCGGATCGTCGCGCCGGAGTAG
- a CDS encoding halocyanin domain-containing protein — protein sequence MTANRSQTAPVARRTVLRGTAAIGMAGLGVATAGPAVAQSGSEPAYGDWFSNVDNYDGTVDKRGTDQVTITVGASGNSGAFAFGPAAVHVDPGTTIVWEWTGNGGSHNVVAEDGSFESELVGEAGHTFEHTVEGEGIITYACSPHKTVGMKGAIAVGNVEMASAETADGESESDSGDGIDYGGWFEGVGNFDGTVDKTGSNEVTVTVGADGNNGPYAFDPPAIRVDPGTTIVWEWSGNGGSHNVVDNDGGFQSDLVGKGGTTFEQTFEERGIVKYVCTPHESMGMRGAIVVGSPESDAGYSRGDLLTLGGGVGLAGGLVALFGFGTASDSSQSTD from the coding sequence ATGACCGCAAATCGCTCACAAACGGCACCAGTCGCACGGCGAACCGTACTTCGTGGCACCGCGGCCATCGGCATGGCTGGCCTCGGCGTGGCCACTGCAGGACCAGCAGTCGCCCAGTCCGGCAGCGAACCAGCCTACGGCGACTGGTTCAGCAACGTCGACAACTACGACGGAACCGTCGACAAACGCGGCACAGACCAAGTCACGATCACTGTCGGGGCATCGGGCAACAGTGGGGCGTTCGCCTTCGGACCCGCAGCCGTCCACGTCGACCCCGGAACGACCATCGTCTGGGAGTGGACCGGCAACGGCGGGAGCCACAACGTCGTCGCCGAAGACGGAAGCTTCGAGAGCGAACTGGTCGGTGAGGCCGGACACACCTTCGAGCACACTGTCGAGGGCGAGGGGATCATCACCTACGCCTGTTCTCCCCACAAAACAGTGGGCATGAAGGGTGCTATCGCGGTCGGCAATGTCGAGATGGCCTCGGCGGAGACAGCAGACGGGGAGAGTGAGTCCGATAGTGGCGACGGAATCGACTACGGTGGCTGGTTCGAGGGTGTCGGCAACTTCGACGGCACCGTCGACAAAACCGGCAGCAACGAGGTGACGGTCACTGTGGGAGCCGACGGCAACAACGGACCGTACGCCTTCGATCCGCCAGCCATCCGCGTCGACCCCGGAACGACCATCGTCTGGGAGTGGTCCGGCAACGGCGGGAGTCACAACGTCGTCGACAATGACGGTGGCTTCCAGAGTGATCTCGTGGGCAAGGGCGGCACAACTTTCGAGCAGACGTTCGAGGAACGTGGTATCGTCAAATATGTTTGCACACCCCACGAGTCGATGGGGATGCGAGGGGCCATCGTCGTCGGCTCGCCGGAATCCGACGCTGGCTACAGCCGTGGTGATCTCCTGACCCTCGGTGGCGGGGTCGGTCTCGCTGGCGGTCTCGTTGCTCTGTTCGGGTTCGGAACAGCCTCGGATTCCTCACAGTCGACGGACTGA
- a CDS encoding multicopper oxidase domain-containing protein, with translation MSNHIGAPGRGISRREFLAATGGAGVFSLAGCSAPTNSAMEGSATRQVDGSLPSTSPPEVVNVDEQGNSVTLSSVPSKHAVHPLDSMGGPVELPRVWAFKADDGQPSVPGPILRTTEGEDMEITFDNANGQQPHTLHFHGVQKTWENDGVPTTTGIQINPGEQHTYSIPANVPGTHLYHCHYQTHRHIDMGMYGILRVDPKGYEPADKEYFLTLKDWDSRLPRMMNGENVDYSPRDRNPDVFTMNGKSLPRTIHPEEGSPIIVDSGDTVRLHLANSGYMSHPMHLHNHRYRVVAKDGGQIPEAAQHEQDVTNVPPAGRHTIEFEADADPGIYLMHCHKVNHAMNGNFYPGGMVNAIVYRDAMDTDIFAQLMEYAGYEG, from the coding sequence ATGAGTAACCATATTGGCGCACCCGGACGGGGTATCTCACGCCGCGAATTTTTGGCTGCAACCGGTGGGGCCGGCGTGTTCTCGCTGGCTGGCTGTTCGGCACCGACCAACAGTGCGATGGAAGGATCGGCCACCAGACAGGTGGATGGATCGCTTCCCTCGACGAGTCCGCCCGAGGTCGTCAACGTCGACGAGCAGGGCAACTCGGTGACGCTGTCGTCGGTGCCCTCGAAACACGCGGTTCACCCGCTCGACTCGATGGGTGGGCCGGTCGAACTCCCGCGTGTCTGGGCGTTCAAGGCTGACGACGGGCAACCGAGCGTCCCCGGTCCGATCCTGCGGACGACCGAGGGTGAGGATATGGAGATCACCTTCGATAACGCAAACGGACAGCAGCCACACACGCTCCACTTCCACGGCGTTCAAAAGACTTGGGAGAACGACGGCGTGCCGACGACGACGGGAATCCAGATCAACCCCGGCGAGCAACACACCTACTCCATTCCCGCGAATGTGCCGGGGACGCATCTCTACCACTGTCACTACCAGACCCACCGGCACATCGATATGGGGATGTACGGGATTCTCCGCGTCGACCCCAAGGGGTACGAGCCGGCCGACAAGGAGTACTTCCTGACGTTGAAAGATTGGGATTCGCGGCTCCCGCGGATGATGAACGGCGAAAACGTCGACTACAGTCCGCGTGACCGGAACCCAGACGTGTTCACGATGAACGGCAAGAGCCTGCCGCGAACGATCCATCCCGAGGAGGGGTCGCCGATCATCGTCGACTCGGGGGATACCGTCAGGCTCCACCTTGCGAACTCGGGCTACATGTCCCATCCGATGCATCTCCACAACCATCGCTACCGAGTCGTGGCCAAAGACGGCGGGCAGATCCCCGAGGCAGCCCAGCACGAACAGGACGTTACCAATGTTCCGCCAGCGGGCCGCCACACCATCGAGTTCGAGGCCGACGCCGATCCCGGCATCTACCTCATGCACTGCCACAAGGTCAACCACGCGATGAACGGGAACTTCTACCCCGGCGGGATGGTCAACGCCATCGTCTACCGGGATGCGATGGATACCGACATCTTCGCACAGCTCATGGAGTACGCGGGCTACGAGGGGTAA